The Syntrophorhabdaceae bacterium DNA segment GTTCTTGCGTATCACGCGAATACCGCCCACGGCGGCTACTTAGGTACTGCTCCCACCAGTCTCCAGCTCCAAGCCGTGCAGACCGTGGTCGATTGGCTGGATGGTATCCTCAACAAAAATCAACAGGCACTCGATTGGGTGATCGGGCCTGATGGGCTCAGCACACTACAAGACTGGACAGTCCAGTCAAAGGGTTTCTAATAATCACCAAGGGAGAGGGCCGAAAGCCCTCTCCTCTTCTTTCAACTGGCGAGGAGGCTGCTCAGTTGATCGCTCACCGGAGAATCACCCCCGGTCAGACCCCTACGGCAGTGAAAAGAGGGGGAATTTGTGCAAGTAAGACGGTAAATACCATCTGGACGGGAATGCACGCAACCCGGATACATACAGTATAGATATGAAGTAGAACGTCGATTCTGGTGGTAAGCAATAGCACGTAAAGAGAATCATCGTACTAAGCCGTGGATTTCGGCTTAGATCTATTTTTTGCACAGGAGGATCAGCATGAAAATGAGACGCACTTTTGGTATTGGCATTGTTGCTACACTTCTTTTGGTACTCTGTTTCATCTCTTTCGGTTCGGCTGATCCGCTGGTTTCCAAACCCGGCGTATACAGCGGCTATTCCAACGTACTCTATGATGGGTGGGTCCGTTCCTCCCAGTATGTCACAGTACGGGATGGGACCAAGATCGCTCTCGACATCTATCGCCCCACATTGAAAGGCGCGGTTGCAAATACTCCTTATCCGGTTATCTTTCAACAGACCCAGTATCGCCGGTCATACTATGCGAACGGCAAACTTGTACTCCAGGGCACCAATCAGACCTACGTGGATTTCTTGACAAAATACGGCTATGTTTTTGCTGTGGCGGACGCCAGGGGCATAGGCGCCTCCTACGGGCAACGTCGAGGTCCTTGGTCCAGGGAAGAAGCCTATGATACCTACGATATCATAGAGTGGCTGGCGGATCAGCCATGGAGCAACGGCAATATCGGTATGTGGGGCCTTTCTTATATGGGTGGAACACAGGTCATGGCCGCCAGCACCATGCCGCCCCACCTCAAAGCCATTTTTCCCGCGCAGACACCATTCGACAACTATGATGAACTCCTTACCATCATACCGGCGAACGGACCTTTTGGAGAGCTTTCAAATGCGGCGACCGACCTGACCGCGGCCCCTGTGGACGCAGATACGGTCATTAATAGCTATGGCTATCCATCAATGCTGTATGCGGCTGTGCAGGAACACCTGCCCTATTACAACAGCATCCAGCAACTCGCCTTAAGCCTTGGCCAGACTGCACCGCCTTACAGCTCCGTGGGGCCCGCTCCGTACCGCGACAGCTACGCTCCTCTGGCTCATAGTCAGTATTACTACGAGAATAGTGCAAGCACTTACCTGCCAGAGATCAAACACTCTCACGTTGCTGTCTATAATATGGGATACTGGAATAACTGGTTGAGGCGGGGCAGCATTTCGGCCTTCGAGAATTTTCGAAACCCGAGCAAACTGATACTGACAGCCACATCATCGACACCTTCATTCAGCTTCGTATCGGAACACCTTCGCTTCTTCGACTACTGGCTGAAAGGTATCAATAACGGTATCATGGGGCAGCCTCCCATCTACTACAATACTCTGACCGATGGTGCGGAAGGCACAGGCTGGCACTATGCCTGGAAGTGGCCGCTACCTAACGAGAAGCGTACCAGATACTACTTACAGGCCGGTCCGTCGGGAAGTACAAACCCCGGCGTTAACGACGGAGTGCTGAGCCGAACCGTTCCCACGGGAACCAGCGCGCAGGACGACTACACCGTCTTCTACGGCATCACCCCGGCAAATCAAGATGCCAAAGGCATTACCTACACCACCGATCCTTTGACTGCTGATATGGAGATAACGGGCCATCCCGTGGTCCATCTCTGGATTTCATCCACTCAGACGGACGGTGACTTTGTGGCTTCTCTTGAAGAAATAACCGCCGCGGGAAAGGCTACCGTGGTTGCAAGCGGCTCTCTCAGGGCATCGCTCAGAAAAATCGTCTTCCCGCCTTACAACTACATGGGGCTTCCCTGGCGTCGTGCGCTTGAGGCCGACGAGCAAAAGCTCACCCCGGGCACTCCTGTGGAACTCAAATTTGACCTTTTGCCTCTCTCCAACGTGTTCAGCAAAGGAAACCGTATAAGACTCACTATCGTCTGTGACTCCTCACCCAACACGCCGCACCTGTCACCTGTACCCGTTGTGAGTATCTATCGCAACATGGCCATGGCCTCTTACATCACTCTTCCAGTCACCACCGACCCCATCAGGGTTAGAGCCGATGTAAAGCCTGACATGATCAATCTCAAGAGCCACGGAGAGTTCACCGTTGCCATTACGCCACCCTACAGGCTCGGGAAGGGGTATGGCGCGCGCGATATCGACATAAGTACTCTGCGGTGCAACGGCGCTCCCGCCGTCAGAGGAACCGTCGAACGTGACACCCTTATTGCAAAATTCAATACGCAGGATCTCGTCGGTACGTCAGCTGGACCGGCGGCTACCTTTAGCGTAACAGGCAAGTTCAACTATGATATCCCCTTTTCAGGCACAGACAAGGTGAGGGTAATGAA contains these protein-coding regions:
- a CDS encoding CocE/NonD family hydrolase, whose protein sequence is MKMRRTFGIGIVATLLLVLCFISFGSADPLVSKPGVYSGYSNVLYDGWVRSSQYVTVRDGTKIALDIYRPTLKGAVANTPYPVIFQQTQYRRSYYANGKLVLQGTNQTYVDFLTKYGYVFAVADARGIGASYGQRRGPWSREEAYDTYDIIEWLADQPWSNGNIGMWGLSYMGGTQVMAASTMPPHLKAIFPAQTPFDNYDELLTIIPANGPFGELSNAATDLTAAPVDADTVINSYGYPSMLYAAVQEHLPYYNSIQQLALSLGQTAPPYSSVGPAPYRDSYAPLAHSQYYYENSASTYLPEIKHSHVAVYNMGYWNNWLRRGSISAFENFRNPSKLILTATSSTPSFSFVSEHLRFFDYWLKGINNGIMGQPPIYYNTLTDGAEGTGWHYAWKWPLPNEKRTRYYLQAGPSGSTNPGVNDGVLSRTVPTGTSAQDDYTVFYGITPANQDAKGITYTTDPLTADMEITGHPVVHLWISSTQTDGDFVASLEEITAAGKATVVASGSLRASLRKIVFPPYNYMGLPWRRALEADEQKLTPGTPVELKFDLLPLSNVFSKGNRIRLTIVCDSSPNTPHLSPVPVVSIYRNMAMASYITLPVTTDPIRVRADVKPDMINLKSHGEFTVAITPPYRLGKGYGARDIDISTLRCNGAPAVRGTVERDTLIAKFNTQDLVGTSAGPAATFSVTGKFNYDIPFSGTDKVRVMK